The Tessaracoccus aquimaris sequence CCGACTGGGAGGCGTTGCGCGGTCAACTCAACGTGGAACACACCGACATCCTGGACGCGCTACGCCTGGGAGATGGCGACCTGGCGGCCGAGCGTTGCGAGGCCCACATCCGGCAGGCCCACCGGGCACTGCTGCCCTGACGGCACGCCGGGCGTCGCGGCTCAGATGATCTGCTCGAGCAGGCCCGTGTCGACGTCGTACATGAAGCCGCCGATCTCGGCCCTTCCCGCGATCAACGGATGGGACTTGACCATCTCGACGTCCTCATGGACGCGGCGCATCTGATCGGGCGATGACCCGAACGTCATCCAGCTCGCCGTGACACCGTTGGCCTCAAGGATCTGCCGTCGCACGTCCTCGTCGGTGCCCTTGGCCATGGCGCAGCGGGTGTGCGGGATGATCATGATCCGGTCGACCTGAAGCAGTTGCACGCCAAGCACGCAGCCGTTCAGGACGGAGGTCGTCACGCGGCCGCCGGGGGACCGAAGGATCTTGGCGTCGCCGAGGTGAAGGCCCAGCATCGCGAGGGGCTCGATCCGCGAGTCCATGCAGGTCACGATCGCGACCCCGGCCCGTGCGACACCGTCGAAGTTCCCGTCGGTGAAGGTCGAGGCGTAGGTGGCGTTGTTGGCTAGCAGGTCGTCAAAGCTCATGTATCACTCCTCATCGAGGAGCGACTGTACTCCTGGGGTCAGGGCATCGGCGCTCTGACCATTTCGGCCTGCGAGCATCGTGATGGGCTGTGCGACGGGCGACCCGGACCCGTCGCGCCTGCCGTGCGCCGAGGGCAGATCCACGGGCGAACCGCTCGCGGCGGCGGCGACCACGGGGGCTCCACCGATCGCGGCGATCAGCAGCGTGTCCTCGCCCTTCAGGAAGCGGTGCGCCCGCACGCCACCGGTCGCCCGGCCCTTCGCCGGGTACTCCGACATCGGCGTCACCTTCGCGAGCCCGGTCTCGGTGCCTGGCAGCGAGTCGGACGAGCCGGAGACGGTGACCACCACGTCGGTGTCAGGATGGGCGGCCCCGAACCAGACGACCTTGGCGCCCGGAGACAGCTTGATGCCGGCGATGCCGCCGCCCGCACGGCCCTGGGGACGCACACCGGAGGCGGGGAAGTGGAGCAGTTGGGCATCGGTGCTGATGAACGCCAGATCGGCCTCGGGGTCGGTCAGTTCGACGGCGCCGATCAGTTGGTCGCCGTCGTCGAGACGGATCACGTCCCAGGTGTCCTTGCTCAGCAGTTCGGGGTTGACCCGCTTCACGATGCCCTGCTGGGTGCCGAGCGCCAGCCCCAGCGAATCGGGGTCGAGCGTCGTCAGGCCGATGGGTCGCTCACCCGGCTCGAGCGGCCACAGTTCGTGAGCGAGGCTGCCGCCTTGCAGGCTGGGCGCCGAGGCCGTCAGCGGCACGGTGGGCAGTTCGATGGCGCGGCAGCGCAGCAGGCGGCCGCGGTTGGTGACCACGCCGAACTCTCCCTGAGCCGTGATGGAGGCCTTGGCGATCACCACGTCGTGCGCGGAGCGGCCCTCGCCCGGCAGCGGCGCGAGCGTGTCGGTGCGGGCGACCAGCCCGCTGCCGCTCAGCAGCACCCAGCACGGGTCGTCTGGCACCTCGAGGGGCGCCTTCGCGGTGGTTGGCGCGCCGGAGGAGGCCAGCAGCACGGTGCGGCGCGGGGTGCCGAACTCCTTGGCGACCTGGGTCAGCTCCTCACCGACCAACCGGCGGAGCACGTCGTCGTTGTCGATGATGTCGCGCAGCCGGGCGATCTCGTCGGCGAGTTCCCCCGCCTCCTTCTCCAGTTCGATGGTGGAGTAGCGCGTCAGGCGCCGCAACTGCATGTCGAGGATGTAGTTGGCCTGCACCTCGGTCAGGTCGAAGGCGCCCATCAGCCGCTCGCGCGCCTGCCCGGCGTCGTCGGAGGTGCGGATGATCGCGATCACGTCGTCGATGTCGGCGATGGCCGTGATGAGGCCCCGGACCAGGTGCAGCCGGTCCTCGGCCTTGGCGAGCAGGAAGCGCGAGCGCCGCAGCGTCACCTCGAGGCGGTGCGCGAGGAAGACCTCGAGCATCTCCTTCAGTGTGAGGGTGCGCGGCTGGCCCTCGACGAGTGCCACGGCGTTGATCGCGAAGGTGTCCTCGAGTTTGGTGACCTTGAACAACTGCTCGAGCAGCGCCTCGGGGTTGATGCCGTTCTTGACCTCGATGACCAGCCGCATGCCGTTGGCGAGGTCGGTCAGGTCCTTGACGTCGGCGATGCCGGTGAGCTTCTTGTCGTCGACGCCCTTCTTGATCTGCTCGATGATCTTCTCGGGGCCGATCATGTACGGCAGTTCGGTGACGATGATGCCCATCCGCCGCGGCGAGACCTTCTCGATGCGGGTGGTGGCGCGGATCTTGAAGGTGCCGCGGCCGGTGGCGTAGGCGTCGCGGACGCCGTCGAGGCCGATGATCTTGCCGCCGGTCGGGAAGTCGGGGCCGGGGATGTGGCGCATCAACTCGTCGAGTTCGATGTCGGGCCGCTTGAGCAGTTGGTGCAGGGCCGCGACGACCTCGATCAGGTTGTGCGGTGCGATGTTGGTGGCCATGCCGACGGCGATGCCGGTGGCGCCGTTGACGAGCAGGTTGGGGATCGCGGCGGGGAGGACGACAGGCTCGGACTCCTTGCCGTCGTAGTTCGGCTTGAAGTCGACGGTGTCGTGGTCGAGGCCGCGGGTCATCGCCACCGCGGGGCTCGCCATCCTGCACTCGGTGTAACGCATCGCGGCGGGGCCCGCGTCGAGCGAGCCGAAGTTGCCGTGTCCGTCGATCAGGGGGAGGCGCACCGCCCAGGACTGACCCATCCGCACCAGGGCGTCGTAGATGGCGCCGTCGCCGTGGGGGTGCAGGAGGCCCATCACCTGGCCGACGACGCGGGCGCACTTGACGTGGCCGCGGTCGGGGCGGACCCCCAT is a genomic window containing:
- a CDS encoding beta-class carbonic anhydrase; protein product: MSFDDLLANNATYASTFTDGNFDGVARAGVAIVTCMDSRIEPLAMLGLHLGDAKILRSPGGRVTTSVLNGCVLGVQLLQVDRIMIIPHTRCAMAKGTDEDVRRQILEANGVTASWMTFGSSPDQMRRVHEDVEMVKSHPLIAGRAEIGGFMYDVDTGLLEQII
- a CDS encoding DNA gyrase/topoisomerase IV subunit A, coding for MAKPTVDDDVNDEEHILDVDVTQEMESSFLEYAYSVIYSRALPDARDGLKPVQRRILFSMDEMGVRPDRGHVKCARVVGQVMGLLHPHGDGAIYDALVRMGQSWAVRLPLIDGHGNFGSLDAGPAAMRYTECRMASPAVAMTRGLDHDTVDFKPNYDGKESEPVVLPAAIPNLLVNGATGIAVGMATNIAPHNLIEVVAALHQLLKRPDIELDELMRHIPGPDFPTGGKIIGLDGVRDAYATGRGTFKIRATTRIEKVSPRRMGIIVTELPYMIGPEKIIEQIKKGVDDKKLTGIADVKDLTDLANGMRLVIEVKNGINPEALLEQLFKVTKLEDTFAINAVALVEGQPRTLTLKEMLEVFLAHRLEVTLRRSRFLLAKAEDRLHLVRGLITAIADIDDVIAIIRTSDDAGQARERLMGAFDLTEVQANYILDMQLRRLTRYSTIELEKEAGELADEIARLRDIIDNDDVLRRLVGEELTQVAKEFGTPRRTVLLASSGAPTTAKAPLEVPDDPCWVLLSGSGLVARTDTLAPLPGEGRSAHDVVIAKASITAQGEFGVVTNRGRLLRCRAIELPTVPLTASAPSLQGGSLAHELWPLEPGERPIGLTTLDPDSLGLALGTQQGIVKRVNPELLSKDTWDVIRLDDGDQLIGAVELTDPEADLAFISTDAQLLHFPASGVRPQGRAGGGIAGIKLSPGAKVVWFGAAHPDTDVVVTVSGSSDSLPGTETGLAKVTPMSEYPAKGRATGGVRAHRFLKGEDTLLIAAIGGAPVVAAAASGSPVDLPSAHGRRDGSGSPVAQPITMLAGRNGQSADALTPGVQSLLDEE